A portion of the Bacillus sp. SM2101 genome contains these proteins:
- a CDS encoding YafY family protein, whose amino-acid sequence MKKMERLVGIIYALKEHEQLTAKQISDLFEVSERTIYRDIEALSQLNIPIISLEGFGGGYQIDDNYFIPSVAFNEKEILYLLMSLRLGEIIKVPNMQEDYVSLKYKLLNILDNNKKEKYLTLLEKITFFINDIFPGSYKKDVIQIIIDSFLEYKNIVIQYYSPKTNVLIEREVTPYQLFYDSGGWYINSFCHLRKQDRCFRLDRIKEISISENTYSSTLLDELMQNKKQGQDDKINVTLSMDKSLYETVKHDYMFLDSVVKDCGNIVTLQFWAYVDDIIRLSITNIDEVTIIEPPMLISQLSEKCQQIMKKYKQH is encoded by the coding sequence ATGAAAAAGATGGAGCGGTTGGTTGGAATTATTTATGCATTAAAAGAACACGAACAGCTAACAGCTAAGCAAATTTCAGATCTATTTGAAGTAAGTGAAAGAACAATTTATAGGGATATAGAGGCACTTAGTCAATTAAACATACCTATCATATCCTTAGAAGGATTTGGTGGAGGTTATCAAATAGATGATAACTATTTCATACCAAGTGTTGCTTTTAACGAAAAAGAAATCTTATATTTATTAATGAGCTTGCGGTTAGGAGAAATTATTAAAGTTCCGAATATGCAAGAAGACTACGTATCATTAAAGTATAAGCTACTTAACATCCTAGATAACAATAAGAAGGAAAAATATCTTACTTTATTAGAGAAAATAACTTTTTTTATAAATGATATTTTCCCAGGTTCTTATAAGAAAGATGTAATTCAAATTATTATTGATAGCTTTCTTGAATACAAAAATATAGTTATACAGTACTACTCACCTAAAACAAATGTACTGATTGAAAGAGAAGTAACTCCATATCAACTATTTTATGATAGTGGTGGTTGGTATATTAATAGTTTTTGCCACCTAAGAAAGCAGGATAGATGCTTTAGATTAGACAGAATAAAGGAAATAAGTATTTCAGAAAATACATATTCTTCAACATTACTAGATGAATTAATGCAAAACAAGAAGCAAGGGCAAGACGATAAAATAAATGTTACGTTATCAATGGATAAGAGCCTATATGAAACAGTTAAACATGATTATATGTTTCTAGATTCTGTCGTAAAAGACTGTGGAAATATAGTTACGTTACAGTTTTGGGCGTATGTTGATGATATTATAAGATTATCAATAACGAATATAGATGAAGTGACGATTATTGAGCCACCTATGCTTATAAGTCAATTATCTGAAAAATGTCAACAAATCATGAAAAAATATAAACAACACTGA
- a CDS encoding putative holin-like toxin, translated as MTVFEALMFAVAFAALVISMLSFNKNDKK; from the coding sequence ATGACGGTATTTGAAGCGTTGATGTTCGCTGTAGCGTTTGCTGCTCTCGTCATTTCAATGCTGTCTTTTAACAAAAACGACAAAAAATAG
- a CDS encoding cytochrome d ubiquinol oxidase subunit II → MTLQVIGISVLWLFLFGYVIVASIDFGAGFFNAYSTLTRKQHILTKLIQRYLSPVWEVTNVFLVFFFVGMIGFFPKTAFYYGTTLLIPVSLAIILIAIRGSYYAFATYGKGQKNTYTMLYGLTGLFIPASLSIVLTISEGGFVTMKSSGPILNYVDLFTSPLTWSIVILSLSAVLYISAVFLTWYAYYAQDHKATELFRRYALVSALPTIVTASGIIIELRSHNSIHFENLLDLWWIFGLSFFLFIGTVILLWKRKAFGLAFGLLVGQFFLAFLGYGVSHYPYLMYPYLTMYDSFTNDTMAIALIIAFVAGLGLLIPSLYLLLKLFLFNKEYVQGKGNNHV, encoded by the coding sequence ATGACTCTTCAAGTAATTGGTATATCAGTATTATGGCTCTTTCTCTTTGGCTATGTAATTGTGGCTTCTATTGATTTTGGTGCTGGTTTTTTTAATGCGTATAGCACACTTACACGTAAGCAGCATATTTTAACGAAGCTCATTCAACGTTATTTGTCACCAGTTTGGGAAGTTACAAACGTTTTTCTCGTTTTTTTCTTCGTAGGCATGATTGGCTTTTTTCCAAAAACTGCATTTTATTATGGCACAACATTACTAATTCCAGTTAGTTTAGCGATTATACTTATAGCCATAAGAGGATCTTATTACGCTTTTGCAACTTATGGTAAGGGTCAAAAAAATACGTATACGATGTTGTACGGTCTGACAGGATTATTTATACCTGCTTCATTGTCTATCGTTTTAACCATTTCCGAGGGTGGCTTTGTTACAATGAAGTCATCTGGTCCAATACTAAATTATGTTGACTTGTTCACAAGCCCCTTGACGTGGAGTATTGTCATTCTTAGTTTGTCCGCTGTTCTATATATATCTGCTGTTTTTTTAACATGGTATGCTTATTATGCACAAGATCATAAAGCAACAGAATTGTTCAGAAGATATGCTCTCGTTTCTGCATTACCAACCATTGTTACAGCCTCAGGGATTATTATTGAATTGCGATCACATAACTCAATTCACTTTGAGAATTTATTAGATTTATGGTGGATATTTGGTTTGTCATTTTTCTTATTTATTGGTACTGTGATTTTACTATGGAAACGAAAAGCATTTGGATTAGCATTTGGATTGTTAGTAGGCCAATTTTTTCTAGCTTTTTTGGGGTATGGCGTATCGCATTATCCTTATTTAATGTATCCCTATCTTACAATGTACGATAGCTTTACAAATGATACGATGGCGATTGCTTTAATTATTGCGTTTGTTGCTGGACTAGGATTACTCATTCCTTCTCTCTACCTTTTGCTGAAGTTATTTCTATTTAATAAGGAGTACGTCCAAGGTAAGGGAAACAATCATGTGTAA
- a CDS encoding cytochrome ubiquinol oxidase subunit I, whose amino-acid sequence MVNEEAVFFSRILTELTLSVHIIFATIGVGVPLIIMIAQWVGIKKQDEHYILLARRWTRGFIITVAVGVVTGTAIGLQLSLLWPNFMELAGNVIALPLFMETFAFFFEAIFLGIYLYTWDRFENQRKHLLLLLPVAIGASFSAIFITIVNAFMNAPQGFDIVEGELVNIQPLLAMFNPAMPTKVAHVLTTAYMTSAFVLASIAAFRMLKGSKHEYHKKALFLTMKLGLVFSLASAIIGDFSGKYLAEYQPEKLAAAEWHFDTKSEAPLVLYGVLSEEEVKYSLNIPYALSILAFGFPSAEVIGLDQIPEDEIPPLYIHYLFDLMITIGILLTILSGVYLLAIWKKWNFILTKWFRWMVVLGGPLAMIAIEVGWWFTEVGRQPWILYQLLRTNDAATTTQHVDKMLYAFSGLYVVLTISSIIVLSQMFRKNTVEQELSDRALEKAGGSV is encoded by the coding sequence ATGGTAAATGAAGAGGCAGTCTTTTTTAGTCGTATTTTGACGGAGTTAACACTATCCGTACATATTATTTTTGCAACAATAGGTGTTGGTGTCCCACTTATCATTATGATCGCACAGTGGGTAGGAATTAAAAAGCAAGATGAACACTACATCCTTTTAGCAAGAAGGTGGACACGTGGCTTTATTATAACAGTTGCGGTTGGTGTAGTTACAGGGACTGCAATTGGTTTACAACTCTCACTTTTATGGCCAAACTTTATGGAGCTTGCAGGTAATGTCATTGCGTTACCATTATTTATGGAAACATTCGCCTTTTTCTTTGAAGCGATATTTCTTGGCATTTATTTATACACATGGGATCGTTTTGAAAATCAGCGAAAGCATTTGTTATTGTTATTACCTGTTGCTATTGGGGCATCCTTTTCAGCTATTTTTATAACGATTGTAAATGCCTTTATGAATGCTCCACAAGGGTTTGACATTGTAGAAGGGGAACTTGTCAACATTCAGCCTTTATTAGCAATGTTTAACCCAGCAATGCCTACGAAGGTAGCACATGTGTTGACAACTGCCTATATGACTTCAGCATTTGTCTTAGCATCAATTGCTGCTTTTCGCATGCTTAAAGGATCAAAGCATGAATATCATAAAAAGGCGTTGTTTTTAACTATGAAACTTGGTCTAGTTTTTTCACTTGCTTCCGCTATAATTGGTGATTTCTCTGGGAAGTATCTAGCAGAATATCAACCTGAAAAGTTAGCGGCAGCTGAATGGCATTTTGACACAAAAAGTGAAGCTCCACTCGTTTTATACGGAGTTTTAAGTGAAGAGGAAGTGAAGTATAGCTTAAACATACCATATGCGCTCAGTATATTAGCTTTTGGTTTTCCAAGCGCTGAAGTAATTGGGCTAGATCAAATTCCTGAAGATGAAATACCACCGCTTTATATTCATTATTTATTCGATTTAATGATTACGATTGGAATTTTATTAACAATTTTATCAGGCGTTTACTTATTAGCCATTTGGAAGAAATGGAATTTTATTTTGACGAAATGGTTCCGTTGGATGGTGGTACTTGGTGGACCTTTAGCAATGATTGCTATCGAGGTAGGTTGGTGGTTTACAGAAGTTGGTCGACAGCCGTGGATACTATATCAACTTTTGCGAACAAACGATGCTGCAACTACAACTCAACATGTTGATAAAATGCTATATGCATTTTCAGGATTATATGTAGTTTTAACAATAAGTAGTATCATCGTTCTTTCACAAATGTTTAGAAAAAATACAGTTGAACAAGAATTGTCAGATCGAGCACTTGAGAAAGCAGGTGGCTCAGTATGA